In the Bacteroidales bacterium genome, one interval contains:
- the dprA gene encoding DNA-processing protein DprA, which yields MNEETLYTIAVTLLPNVGAINGKRLISHCGCAKDVFKEKKNSLLKIQGISNGIIDGMNNKEIFFRAEREMRFMEKNSVRAISYFDSNYPVRLKRCIDSPVILYVRGNILPEKERMLTVVGTRNASDYGNRICEKIIFEISDYDIGIISGLAYGIDTEAHRNSLKYGLDTFAVLGHGLQTVYPAKNLNLARNIESYGSLISEFISETKPDRENFPQRNRIIAGLCDAVLIIEAAEKGGALITVEIAGSYNKDVFAVPGRVNDKYSTGCNKLIKNQQACMILSGSDIIENMNWDNKISKRVIQQNLFYELNEIQNEIVEFMRNNSSGCDIDNISDKLNIPIGRLSCELLDLELKGVLHCLPGKVYKMM from the coding sequence ATGAATGAAGAAACATTATATACTATTGCTGTGACACTTCTGCCGAATGTGGGTGCTATTAATGGGAAGAGATTAATTTCTCATTGCGGATGTGCTAAAGATGTATTTAAGGAAAAGAAAAACAGTCTGTTAAAGATACAGGGAATTAGCAATGGAATAATTGACGGGATGAATAATAAGGAAATTTTTTTTCGTGCCGAAAGAGAAATGCGTTTTATGGAAAAGAATTCTGTTCGTGCAATTAGTTATTTTGATTCCAATTATCCGGTTCGATTAAAAAGATGCATTGATAGTCCGGTTATATTGTATGTTCGCGGTAATATTCTTCCAGAAAAAGAAAGAATGCTAACTGTTGTAGGAACACGAAATGCAAGTGATTACGGTAATCGGATATGTGAAAAAATTATTTTTGAAATATCCGATTATGATATAGGAATTATCAGTGGGTTGGCTTACGGAATTGATACAGAAGCACATAGAAATAGTTTGAAATACGGCTTGGATACTTTTGCAGTTTTGGGACATGGGTTACAAACTGTTTATCCTGCAAAAAACCTTAATCTGGCAAGAAATATAGAATCATACGGATCTTTGATAAGCGAGTTTATTTCGGAAACCAAGCCGGATAGGGAAAACTTTCCTCAGCGTAATAGAATTATTGCCGGGCTTTGCGATGCTGTGTTAATAATAGAAGCTGCAGAAAAAGGAGGAGCTTTGATAACCGTTGAGATTGCAGGAAGTTACAACAAAGATGTTTTTGCCGTTCCGGGAAGAGTTAATGATAAATATTCTACGGGATGTAATAAGTTAATTAAAAATCAGCAAGCTTGCATGATCCTTTCAGGTTCGGATATAATTGAAAATATGAACTGGGATAACAAAATCAGTAAAAGAGTCATTCAGCAAAATTTGTTTTATGAACTTAATGAAATACAGAATGAAATTGTTGAATTTATGCGTAATAACTCATCGGGTTGTGATATAGATAATATTTCCGATAAGTTAAATATTCCTATTGGCAGGCTTTCATGCGAACTTCTTGACTTGGAATTGAAAGGAGTTCTTCATTGTCTGCCGGGAAAAGTTTATAAGATGATGTAA
- a CDS encoding DUF2723 domain-containing protein, whose product MKNYKFWNNTLGWLVFLIATITYFCTIEPTASWWDCGEYISTAYKLQVGHPPGAPTFQLIGRFFSLFAFGNVQNVAMMVNVMSALCSSFTILFLFWSITMLARKVVAPKSELNFNVKENINKSFIIFGAGIIGALAYTFSDTFWFSAVEGEVYAMSSLCTAIVFWAILKWEEQSDEVDAAKWLIFIAYIIGLSIGVHLLNLLAIVAIALVIYYKKYKPSIKGFIITILTSFLIIGGILYILVPMVVKLAGWFELFFVNTLGTPFNVGTIVYFALLIALLVFFWRWSVKKGKLIWNTIAISLVYILIGYSTFFILVIRANTNTPINEGSPSDAISMLSYLNREQYGETPLLYGPYYYGPYSYTPYDIDTQKRDFVRKKGPVIYVKDKTAGKYIITDDGLPGIPQYEKNFMTVFPRMWNGSKQHYVDAYKAWGGVDEKPNMRTQYSGEAVRKPTFSENLRYFFSYQINHMYTRYFMWNFVGRQNDIEGHGGYSDGNWKSGINFIDGVRLGDQKDLPDTLKNNPANNSFYFLPLILGLIGLFYHFKKSPQGGSIVMAIFIMTGLAIIVYLNQQPYQPRERDYAYAGSFYAFSIWIGFGLIQVVNWLKKLLKKEKAAIACSFVICMIVPIIMAAQGWDDHNRSKKYAARDFAENYLRGCLPNSVVISNGDNDTFPLWYVQEVEGFRTDIRVMNYMLSASDWYAHQMMRKVYDSERIPLTLHEKDYYKGVNDVIYFNDRNLSQPLDVKEFIKFLGEGKLQMKTQNGKTANYVPTKTFKLKVNKEKVLANGIVPPELADKIVDEIVWTINQGYLGKNDILFFDFLASFDWDRPLYFTNPNIVKDVFNVDKYCYLDGIVYKFVPVASEDYVRNLGGINIADSYDILVNQCVWGNLNDPRVTPDRESIRNTSIMRQNYYRVADALVKAGRLDSAEIVIDKAIEFFPNSQIQFEHATVGFAEVYLRCGEIEKAQEVIRIIHDKYYNETIYYIGLKTKFFDYYESEIQYNVSALYRLYSLCNEYRMTDMASQYKEELTPLIKMLYNSEL is encoded by the coding sequence ATGAAAAATTATAAATTTTGGAATAATACTTTAGGTTGGTTGGTTTTCCTTATTGCTACAATAACTTATTTCTGTACTATTGAACCTACAGCCAGCTGGTGGGATTGCGGAGAATATATTTCAACTGCTTATAAATTACAAGTCGGTCATCCTCCTGGAGCTCCTACTTTTCAGTTAATCGGCAGATTTTTCTCCCTATTTGCTTTCGGTAATGTCCAAAATGTTGCTATGATGGTAAACGTAATGTCGGCCTTATGTAGCAGTTTTACAATATTATTTCTATTTTGGTCTATTACAATGCTCGCTAGAAAAGTCGTTGCTCCGAAATCAGAATTAAACTTTAATGTAAAAGAAAATATAAATAAATCATTTATTATTTTTGGTGCCGGAATTATTGGTGCACTTGCTTACACATTCTCAGACACTTTCTGGTTCTCTGCTGTTGAAGGCGAAGTTTACGCTATGTCTTCTCTTTGTACGGCTATCGTATTCTGGGCAATTTTAAAATGGGAAGAACAGAGTGACGAGGTTGATGCTGCAAAATGGTTGATATTTATTGCTTATATAATCGGATTATCTATCGGAGTGCATTTGTTAAACTTATTGGCAATTGTTGCAATAGCTTTAGTTATATATTACAAAAAATACAAACCTTCTATTAAGGGTTTCATCATCACTATTTTAACATCATTCCTCATAATCGGTGGAATTCTATATATTTTAGTTCCTATGGTTGTTAAACTCGCGGGATGGTTCGAGTTGTTTTTTGTAAATACTTTAGGAACCCCGTTCAACGTGGGAACTATAGTGTACTTTGCTTTGTTAATTGCCCTACTGGTTTTCTTCTGGAGATGGTCGGTGAAAAAAGGAAAATTAATCTGGAACACAATTGCTATTTCTTTGGTTTATATACTGATAGGATATTCTACTTTTTTCATACTGGTTATAAGAGCAAATACAAATACGCCTATTAATGAGGGTTCGCCTTCGGATGCTATCAGCATGTTATCATACCTGAACAGAGAACAATACGGTGAAACTCCTTTACTCTACGGACCTTATTATTACGGACCTTATTCTTATACTCCTTATGATATCGACACTCAAAAAAGAGATTTTGTAAGAAAGAAAGGACCGGTAATTTATGTAAAAGACAAAACTGCCGGAAAATATATTATTACAGATGATGGTTTACCGGGTATTCCGCAATATGAGAAAAACTTTATGACTGTCTTCCCAAGAATGTGGAACGGCTCAAAGCAACATTATGTTGATGCATATAAAGCTTGGGGAGGAGTTGATGAAAAGCCCAATATGAGAACCCAGTATTCAGGAGAAGCTGTCCGTAAACCTACCTTCTCAGAAAACTTGAGATATTTCTTTTCGTATCAAATCAATCACATGTACACCAGATATTTTATGTGGAATTTCGTCGGAAGGCAAAATGATATTGAAGGTCACGGCGGATATAGTGACGGGAACTGGAAATCGGGGATTAATTTTATTGACGGTGTGAGACTGGGTGATCAGAAAGACTTACCGGATACTTTAAAAAATAATCCGGCCAATAACAGTTTTTATTTTCTGCCGCTTATACTGGGATTAATAGGATTATTCTATCATTTTAAGAAAAGTCCGCAGGGCGGTTCTATAGTTATGGCAATATTCATAATGACAGGCCTTGCTATTATTGTCTATCTCAATCAGCAACCATATCAACCGCGCGAGCGCGATTATGCTTACGCCGGCTCATTTTATGCTTTCTCAATATGGATAGGATTCGGATTAATTCAAGTAGTAAATTGGTTGAAAAAATTACTGAAAAAAGAAAAGGCGGCAATTGCATGTTCTTTCGTTATCTGTATGATTGTTCCTATTATTATGGCTGCACAAGGATGGGATGACCATAATCGCAGTAAAAAATATGCCGCGAGAGATTTTGCGGAAAATTACCTTAGAGGATGCCTGCCGAATTCCGTTGTAATATCAAACGGCGATAACGATACTTTCCCGCTTTGGTATGTACAGGAAGTTGAGGGTTTTAGAACCGATATAAGAGTTATGAATTATATGCTTTCGGCAAGCGATTGGTACGCACATCAAATGATGCGCAAGGTTTATGATTCAGAAAGAATTCCTTTAACACTTCATGAAAAGGATTATTATAAAGGAGTTAATGACGTAATTTATTTTAACGACAGGAATCTTTCTCAACCACTTGATGTTAAAGAATTTATTAAATTCTTAGGCGAAGGCAAACTTCAAATGAAAACTCAAAACGGAAAAACGGCAAATTACGTACCTACTAAAACTTTTAAGTTAAAAGTTAATAAAGAAAAAGTTCTCGCAAACGGAATTGTACCGCCCGAATTAGCAGATAAGATTGTTGATGAAATAGTTTGGACTATTAATCAAGGATATCTTGGTAAAAACGATATTTTATTCTTCGACTTTCTTGCAAGTTTTGATTGGGACAGACCTTTGTATTTTACTAATCCGAACATAGTTAAGGACGTGTTTAATGTAGATAAATATTGCTATTTGGATGGTATTGTATATAAATTTGTTCCTGTTGCCTCTGAGGATTATGTTAGAAATCTCGGTGGAATAAACATTGCTGATTCTTATGATATTTTGGTAAATCAATGTGTTTGGGGAAATCTCAATGATCCAAGGGTAACTCCCGATAGAGAAAGCATCAGAAATACTTCTATCATGCGTCAAAATTATTACAGAGTTGCCGACGCTCTGGTTAAAGCCGGACGTTTGGATTCAGCCGAAATAGTTATTGACAAAGCTATCGAATTTTTCCCTAATTCTCAGATACAATTCGAACATGCAACCGTTGGTTTCGCTGAGGTTTATCTGCGTTGCGGAGAAATTGAAAAAGCTCAAGAAGTCATACGCATTATTCATGATAAATATTATAATGAAACTATATATTATATAGGATTGAAGACTAAGTTTTTTGACTACTATGAATCTGAAATTCAATATAATGTAAGCGCTTTATATCGTTTATATTCACTATGCAACGAATACAGGATGACCGATATGGCATCACAATATAAAGAAGAATTAACGCCTTTGATAAAAATGCTTTATAATTCGGAATTGTAA
- a CDS encoding T9SS type A sorting domain-containing protein has translation MISKKNYITIIFIFSCICLQAQELFDNAMSHRKINYFLPQVIASKDFNTTHEKEILMPLNKSYLKTSNGWYPKKGEFYFQSETEIAGYLYFEIGEDGFLDKKISVCNNQNLYDSTVIVMNQTPYSKGKDLYDTVYNYRKSSNDSYILDKRVIHSYHYFDHFDNDSLFYEIITQYWDGLNKQWINYHRIKFGYHDTLVQFNNRLEEYTGGEDNTWALYIYIYDSITYNDKGYVDSLYRNYNYGDGYKCISKVGFTNDEQGRYTQANYYTKKDDNWKRTRIDYDITWTEWNGFMFGREVIIGRELITPYKRTKINSYYISDIAFYQKLWDINGTLSNSDAQYQLIDGQLYILDVTGNYYNEYDDYIEWRNEYYSLPNEDEDPELIGLSAIHNKFTYDEIYGKTGYMQYIINLNDNGIIDSAFYFGEKFTDFAYYASIPEYPQSPKQTLIIAPNPTSGIVNISASAEIKQLNIFSTTGKLVNKLFPATNQVTFNTGLPKGIYTIQAIFEKNIQNVKLVVE, from the coding sequence ATGATTTCAAAAAAAAATTATATTACAATCATCTTTATTTTCTCTTGTATTTGTTTACAAGCGCAAGAATTATTTGACAACGCTATGAGTCATAGAAAAATTAATTATTTTCTTCCACAAGTAATAGCAAGCAAAGATTTTAACACAACTCATGAAAAAGAGATATTAATGCCGCTCAACAAATCTTATTTAAAAACGAGTAATGGATGGTATCCTAAAAAAGGAGAATTTTATTTTCAATCCGAAACAGAAATTGCAGGATATTTATATTTTGAAATAGGGGAAGACGGTTTTTTAGACAAAAAAATTTCTGTGTGTAATAATCAAAATTTGTATGACTCTACGGTTATAGTTATGAACCAGACTCCATATTCTAAAGGAAAAGACCTATATGATACGGTTTACAACTACCGAAAAAGTTCGAACGATTCTTATATATTGGATAAAAGGGTAATACACTCATACCACTATTTTGACCATTTTGATAATGACTCATTGTTTTATGAAATAATTACACAATACTGGGATGGTTTAAACAAACAATGGATTAATTATCATAGGATTAAATTCGGATATCATGACACTTTAGTTCAATTTAATAACCGTTTGGAAGAATACACAGGCGGAGAAGATAATACTTGGGCATTATATATATACATTTACGACTCAATAACATATAATGATAAAGGTTATGTTGATTCGTTATACAGAAATTATAACTATGGCGATGGTTATAAATGTATATCAAAAGTCGGCTTTACCAATGACGAACAAGGGCGATATACACAAGCAAATTATTACACTAAAAAAGATGATAATTGGAAACGAACAAGAATAGACTATGATATTACATGGACAGAATGGAACGGCTTTATGTTCGGAAGGGAAGTAATTATCGGAAGGGAATTGATTACGCCATATAAACGCACAAAAATAAATTCATATTATATATCCGATATAGCATTTTATCAGAAACTGTGGGATATTAACGGTACTTTATCTAATAGCGATGCCCAGTATCAACTAATAGACGGGCAGTTATATATATTAGATGTAACAGGAAATTACTACAATGAATACGATGATTATATTGAATGGAGAAATGAATATTATTCATTACCCAATGAAGATGAAGATCCTGAATTAATAGGACTCAGCGCAATACATAACAAGTTTACCTACGATGAAATATATGGAAAAACCGGATATATGCAATATATTATTAATTTAAATGATAATGGCATAATTGATTCCGCATTTTACTTTGGAGAAAAATTTACCGATTTTGCATATTATGCATCTATTCCGGAATATCCGCAAAGTCCAAAACAGACTTTAATTATCGCACCTAATCCTACTTCCGGTATTGTAAATATCTCGGCATCGGCAGAAATAAAACAATTAAATATTTTCAGTACCACCGGAAAATTAGTAAATAAACTATTCCCTGCAACAAACCAAGTTACTTTTAATACAGGTTTACCAAAAGGTATTTATACTATTCAAGCAATATTTGAAAAAAATATCCAGAATGTAAAATTAGTTGTTGAATAA
- a CDS encoding IPExxxVDY family protein yields MTSIKKHKLRKINCDYSICSIIGIKSLMEDYRLAYFLNNVLNLDLVRIDDFVLFMESKKDNIEQSFELFETQDLQDDSSSFPAYYYEDDLYKLIFLMLKNNSKGNFLIKDKNNADYLFILFNNYDFPLEKFFNEINKIQGVTASYKIEYRDSYGELLEEIEEHLIGLNDDDPISNEEEDLVNVN; encoded by the coding sequence ATGACTTCCATAAAAAAACATAAACTAAGAAAAATCAATTGCGATTACTCAATATGTTCCATTATAGGTATAAAATCACTTATGGAAGATTATAGATTAGCTTATTTTCTGAATAATGTTTTAAACCTTGATCTTGTTCGTATTGATGATTTCGTTTTGTTTATGGAATCAAAAAAGGATAATATTGAACAATCATTTGAACTTTTCGAAACTCAGGATTTACAAGATGATAGCAGTTCTTTTCCGGCATATTATTACGAGGATGATTTGTATAAATTGATTTTCTTAATGTTAAAAAATAATTCTAAAGGAAATTTTTTAATTAAGGATAAAAATAATGCGGATTATTTGTTTATTCTTTTTAATAACTATGACTTTCCTTTAGAAAAATTCTTTAACGAAATTAATAAAATCCAAGGTGTGACTGCTTCTTATAAAATTGAATATAGAGATAGTTATGGCGAATTACTTGAGGAAATCGAAGAACATTTAATTGGTCTTAATGATGATGATCCAATAAGTAATGAAGAGGAAGACTTAGTAAATGTTAATTAA
- a CDS encoding ribonuclease H family protein, whose amino-acid sequence MAKRIKYYVVWEGNQTGIFDNWEECKSSVENYYGAKYKSFETLEAATLAFRECPENYIGKKTEITNNKGFMNMLDGNRPILPSICVDAACSKNPGIMEFQGVETETGALFFKKGPYEEGTNNIGEFLAIAWALALLKKSNCKWPVYSDSYNAIKWIKEKKINTKLERSEKNAKLFEIVDRAISWLKNNEYPNPVLKWDTENWGEIPADFGRK is encoded by the coding sequence ATGGCAAAAAGAATAAAATATTATGTAGTTTGGGAAGGAAATCAAACAGGAATCTTTGATAATTGGGAGGAATGTAAATCTTCTGTGGAGAATTATTACGGAGCTAAATATAAATCTTTTGAAACATTAGAAGCAGCAACTTTAGCATTTCGCGAATGTCCGGAGAATTATATCGGAAAGAAAACAGAAATTACAAATAATAAAGGTTTTATGAATATGCTTGATGGAAATAGACCGATATTACCCAGTATTTGTGTTGATGCCGCATGTTCGAAAAATCCGGGTATTATGGAATTTCAAGGAGTTGAAACAGAAACTGGAGCCTTGTTTTTCAAAAAAGGTCCTTATGAGGAAGGTACAAATAATATTGGAGAGTTTCTTGCCATTGCTTGGGCTTTGGCTTTGTTAAAAAAGAGCAACTGTAAATGGCCGGTTTATTCGGATTCTTATAATGCTATTAAATGGATAAAAGAGAAAAAGATTAATACAAAATTAGAACGTTCCGAGAAGAATGCTAAACTGTTTGAGATTGTTGACAGAGCTATATCTTGGTTGAAAAATAATGAATATCCGAATCCGGTTTTAAAATGGGATACGGAAAATTGGGGCGAGATTCCGGCTGATTTTGGAAGAAAATAA
- a CDS encoding mechanosensitive ion channel family protein gives MILKFEELLKRWFTNLHFKEQHIDNYAAWATLLIVIIVAILIYFLTLFIFRKLGVKLIKRSKNKFDDELYSGKFFNQLSYLIPLGIIDNCVNVLIESHNLQLDFINRIVDVFYVIIFLGIISSLLNVWNIVYSKKFKEGRSIKSLLQATKMILTIISVIIIITILFNLKTGTVVGWLGGASAVLMLVFKDTILGFVGSIQLANNRMVLLGDWIEMPQYGADGNVIDISLVTVKVRNWDNTVTTIPTYALITNSVKNWRAMSESGRRRIKRSVYIDMTSVKFVDKDLLKRLNKIQNIKNYLDSKDKEIVDYNKKNQIDESISLNGRHQTNLGIFRAYIVHYLENHPMIDHTTSTFLIRQLQPTDMGIPIEIYVFTSTAQWVAYENIQSDIFDHILASIEYFDLHVYQRPSWNDYRTKELFSMKMSQEKADKEKEANKKNVVKAQVLDIDDSSLSDTEHEVESPIPAQFEDAEEQMNKENDGN, from the coding sequence ATGATACTCAAGTTCGAAGAATTATTAAAAAGATGGTTCACAAATTTACACTTTAAAGAACAACATATTGATAATTATGCAGCATGGGCAACATTATTAATTGTTATAATTGTTGCTATACTTATTTATTTTTTAACGCTCTTTATTTTTAGAAAGTTAGGTGTAAAACTTATTAAGAGAAGTAAAAATAAGTTTGATGATGAATTATATAGCGGTAAATTTTTCAACCAATTATCTTATTTAATTCCTTTAGGAATAATAGATAATTGCGTTAATGTTTTGATAGAATCACACAATCTGCAACTTGATTTTATTAACAGAATTGTTGATGTATTTTATGTTATAATATTTCTCGGGATTATTTCATCGCTTCTAAACGTGTGGAATATAGTTTATTCAAAAAAATTCAAGGAAGGCCGTTCAATTAAAAGTTTGCTGCAGGCAACAAAAATGATACTGACCATAATAAGTGTTATTATCATTATTACCATATTGTTTAATCTAAAAACCGGAACTGTTGTAGGTTGGTTAGGAGGCGCCTCAGCAGTGTTAATGCTGGTCTTTAAAGACACTATTCTTGGATTTGTGGGAAGTATTCAGTTGGCGAACAACAGAATGGTATTACTTGGTGATTGGATTGAGATGCCGCAATATGGTGCCGACGGTAATGTAATTGATATTTCGCTTGTTACCGTTAAAGTCAGAAACTGGGATAATACCGTCACAACAATTCCTACTTACGCATTAATAACCAATTCGGTAAAGAATTGGCGCGCAATGTCGGAATCCGGCAGAAGACGTATTAAAAGGTCTGTATATATTGACATGACCAGTGTTAAATTTGTTGATAAAGATTTATTGAAAAGGCTTAATAAGATTCAAAATATTAAAAATTATTTAGATTCAAAAGATAAAGAAATTGTGGATTATAATAAGAAAAACCAGATTGATGAAAGCATTTCTTTAAACGGCCGCCACCAAACAAATCTGGGAATTTTTCGTGCATATATCGTTCATTATCTTGAAAATCATCCTATGATTGATCATACGACATCAACATTCCTGATACGACAATTACAACCTACAGATATGGGTATTCCAATAGAAATTTATGTATTTACAAGCACCGCCCAATGGGTTGCTTACGAAAATATTCAATCCGATATCTTCGATCATATTTTGGCAAGTATTGAATATTTTGACCTGCATGTTTATCAAAGACCTTCTTGGAACGACTACAGAACTAAAGAATTATTTAGTATGAAAATGTCTCAAGAAAAAGCAGATAAAGAAAAGGAAGCAAATAAAAAGAATGTTGTAAAAGCTCAGGTTTTGGACATTGATGACAGCAGCTTATCGGATACTGAACATGAAGTTGAATCGCCTATACCCGCTCAGTTTGAGGATGCTGAAGAACAGATGAATAAAGAAAATGACGGAAATTGA
- a CDS encoding DedA family protein → MDNLNYFTLTVLMTIESSFIPFPSEVVVPPAAWKAAQGEMNIFLVVFFATLGALIGALINYYLGLSLGRLIIYKLADTRLAHFFLIDRSKIEKAEQYFVKHGKSSTLVGRLVPGIRQLISVPAGMAKMKLGSFILFTCIGAGIWNIILAIIGYFLYSQKELLHKYYNELSIALIVLGCLFVIYLVYNGLKKKKTVTNDNVEN, encoded by the coding sequence ATGGATAATTTGAATTATTTTACCTTAACTGTTTTAATGACAATAGAAAGTTCTTTCATTCCTTTTCCATCCGAAGTTGTTGTTCCGCCTGCTGCATGGAAAGCTGCGCAAGGCGAAATGAATATTTTTCTTGTAGTATTCTTCGCAACCTTAGGAGCATTAATCGGAGCGTTAATTAATTATTATTTAGGTCTATCTCTTGGAAGGTTGATAATTTACAAATTAGCCGACACTCGTTTGGCGCATTTTTTTCTCATTGATAGATCTAAGATAGAAAAGGCCGAACAATATTTTGTAAAACACGGCAAATCATCTACTTTAGTCGGACGATTAGTGCCGGGTATCAGACAGCTTATATCTGTTCCTGCCGGAATGGCAAAAATGAAACTCGGATCATTCATTTTATTCACTTGTATTGGAGCGGGAATATGGAATATAATCTTAGCCATAATAGGATATTTTCTATACTCTCAGAAGGAATTGCTACATAAATATTATAATGAATTATCTATTGCTTTGATAGTTTTGGGATGTTTGTTTGTTATTTATTTGGTTTATAACGGATTGAAGAAAAAGAAAACCGTTACAAATGACAACGTCGAAAATTAA
- a CDS encoding acyl-CoA dehydrogenase family protein has protein sequence MENYYSDNPSLKHHLNNPEMKRIVDLKENNYVEKDKFDFAPIDFEDAMDSYDKVVEIIGEICAETLAPTAEANDHDGPQLIDNEVHYAKGTADSLKKLNDAGMLGISLPRKYGGLNFSFVPYVMAAELVSRADAGFSNIWGLQDCAETIIEFGNEDQKERFIPRVCAGETMAMDLTEPDAGSDLQAVQLKATQNEKGEWILNGVKRFITNGDAHIALVLARSEEGTKDARGLSLFIYDRNSNAVKIRRIENKLGIKGSPTCELVFTNAPAELLGDRKMGLIKYVMSLMNGARLGVGAQSVGICEAAYREALKYAHEREQFGKAIIQFPAVYEMLSIMQAKTEASRTLLYETARAVDIYKCYNAIEEERKLEPEERNIQRSYNKKSDILTPILKLMSSEYSNQNAYDAIQVFGGTGFMKDFPVERIYRDARITTIYEGTSQLQVVAAIRGVGNGLLLNMIKEYDAREIPTEFSSLRDKLIAMTEQYVKSVETAQALNNTESWDFLGRRMVEMAGNIIMGYLLIFDAARNEYFVNIAKVFIKMIEEQNNGKAKFIADFKVDDLDLYR, from the coding sequence ATGGAAAATTATTATTCGGATAATCCGAGTTTAAAACATCATTTAAATAATCCTGAAATGAAGCGTATTGTTGATCTTAAAGAAAACAATTACGTCGAAAAAGATAAATTTGATTTTGCTCCCATCGATTTTGAAGATGCAATGGACAGCTATGATAAGGTTGTGGAAATTATCGGTGAAATTTGTGCCGAAACATTGGCTCCTACAGCTGAGGCTAACGATCATGACGGACCGCAACTTATAGATAATGAAGTACATTATGCAAAAGGAACCGCCGACAGCTTAAAAAAACTTAATGATGCCGGAATGCTTGGTATCTCTTTACCCAGAAAATACGGCGGACTGAATTTCAGTTTTGTACCTTATGTTATGGCGGCCGAACTTGTTTCTCGTGCGGATGCCGGTTTCTCAAACATATGGGGACTTCAAGACTGTGCCGAAACTATTATTGAGTTCGGTAACGAAGATCAAAAGGAAAGATTTATTCCGAGAGTTTGTGCAGGTGAAACAATGGCGATGGATTTAACCGAGCCCGATGCCGGTTCCGACCTACAAGCCGTTCAACTTAAAGCTACTCAGAACGAAAAAGGCGAATGGATTTTAAATGGAGTAAAACGTTTTATTACAAACGGAGACGCTCATATTGCCCTTGTTCTTGCCCGTTCGGAAGAAGGTACAAAAGATGCCCGCGGCTTATCTCTTTTCATTTACGACAGAAATAGCAATGCAGTAAAAATAAGAAGAATTGAGAACAAACTCGGGATTAAGGGCTCTCCTACTTGCGAGTTGGTTTTCACAAATGCTCCGGCAGAATTGCTCGGCGACAGAAAGATGGGTCTCATCAAATACGTTATGTCATTGATGAACGGCGCTCGTCTTGGTGTTGGTGCACAATCGGTTGGTATTTGCGAAGCGGCATATCGCGAAGCTTTAAAATATGCTCATGAACGCGAACAGTTCGGCAAAGCTATTATTCAGTTCCCTGCTGTTTATGAAATGTTGTCTATCATGCAAGCTAAAACAGAGGCCTCACGTACCTTATTGTACGAAACTGCGCGTGCCGTTGACATTTACAAATGTTACAATGCCATCGAAGAAGAACGCAAACTTGAACCCGAAGAACGTAATATACAAAGATCTTACAATAAAAAATCCGATATCCTCACTCCTATCCTCAAATTGATGTCGAGTGAATACAGCAATCAGAATGCATACGATGCTATTCAGGTTTTCGGCGGAACAGGTTTTATGAAAGACTTTCCTGTTGAAAGAATTTACAGGGATGCCCGTATTACCACCATTTATGAAGGAACTTCGCAGTTGCAAGTTGTTGCGGCTATTCGTGGAGTAGGAAACGGATTGCTCCTTAACATGATTAAGGAATATGATGCAAGAGAAATTCCTACCGAGTTTTCTTCGCTTCGCGATAAATTAATTGCAATGACTGAGCAATATGTTAAGAGTGTTGAAACTGCTCAAGCTTTGAACAATACGGAATCGTGGGATTTCTTAGGCAGAAGGATGGTTGAAATGGCCGGAAATATTATTATGGGATATCTTCTCATCTTCGACGCGGCTCGCAATGAGTACTTTGTTAATATAGCAAAGGTTTTCATTAAAATGATTGAAGAGCAAAACAACGGCAAGGCAAAATTTATTGCCGACTTTAAAGTTGATGACTTGGATTTATATCGTTAA